Proteins from one Oscillatoria nigro-viridis PCC 7112 genomic window:
- a CDS encoding glutamate synthase-related protein, translating to MGNTIDPNRNVHQTQRGTPYAGQSWLVEERDACGVGFIANQNGEATHSIIQKALPALTCLEHRGGCSADSDSGDGAGLMTAIPWELLDAWFAEQGIVPPARENCGVGMLFLSQDESQATVARHVVEEVLTDRGFNVLGWRKVPIVPSVLGEQARENQPQIEQVIVSSPQLAGDELDRKLFLARRTIGHAVSNRPNFTRRDFYTCSFSCRTIVYKGMVRSAVLGEFYQDLKNPAYKSSFAVYHRRFSTNTMPRWHLAQPMRLLGHNGEINTLLGNITWMKARQANLSHPNWSQADIDTFNPIVKSESSDSANLDNVMELLVHSGRTPLESLTILVPEAYKNQPDLADYPEIVDFYEYYSGIQEPWDGPALLVFSDGKQVGATLDRNGLRPARYCITKDGLVIVASEAGVVDIPEADIVEKGRLGPGQMIAVDLQTNEILKNWQLKQRIAKRHPYGEWLKQNREILQPQPFAETPTLDSQTLLATQTAFGYTAEDLDMVIVEMASSGKEPTFCMGDDVPLAVLSEKPQLLYNYFKQRFAQVTNPPIDPLREGMVMSLTMNVGLRGNLLQAVPENAKLLKIDSPVLNDAELSFLKDQKSFTATELSTLYKIAAGPGGLKTAVEQLCQEAAAAVREGSRILILSDRLLKKEGNVSSGGLSAEYTYIPPFLAVGAVHHHLISVGLRMQTSLVVDTAQCWSTHHFACLMGYGAVAICPYLALESVRAWWYDPKTQNLMQHGKVANITVAQAQARYRTAVENGLLKILSKMGISLLSSYQGGQIFEAIGIGADLLDLGFKGTVSRIGGLSVAELANEVMSFHSQAFPELHLKKLENYGFVQYRRGGEYHMNSPEMAKALHKAVTTFKAQTNGNGNGAEPKMTPMGVKNSETAYDHYEVYKQQLENRPVTALRDLLDFQSDRPPIPVEDVESVADIVKRFATGGMSLGALSPEAHETLAIAMNRIGGKSNSGEGGEDPVRYKVLNDVSAAGFSQTLPHLKGLQNGDTASSSIKQVASGRFGVTPEYLMNAEQIEIKIAQGAKPGEGGQLPGPKVSEYIAYLRRSKPGVTLISPPPHHDIYSIEDLAQLIFDLHQINPKAGVSVKLVSEVGIGTVAAGVAKANADVIQISGHDGGTGASPLSSIKHAGSPWELGLTEVHRVLMENKLRDRVLLRVDGGFKTGWDVIVGALMGGEEYGFGTVAMIAEGCIMARVCHMNSCPVGVTTQQEHLRKRFPGTPEHVVNFFYFVAQEVRSLLAKLGYKSIADIIGRADLLKMRDGVKLTKTQAINLDCLTKLPDTKSDRSFLVHEPVHSNGPVLDDDLLADAEIQSAIANHGTVSKSVKLVNTDRTVGARLAGAIAQQHGNTGFSGHITLNCTGSAGQSFGAFNLPGMTLVLSGQANDYVGKGMHGGEIAIAPPAGATYDASENAIVGNTCLYGATGGTLLAAGKAGERFAVRNSMAKAVIEGAGDHCCEYMTGGAIVVLGKVGRNVGAGMTGGLAYFLDEDGSFPAHVNGEIVKMQRVCTAAGEAQLKELIEAQRDRTGSKKAEKILANWSEYLPKFWQVVPPSEANSPEASEQKIAVEV from the coding sequence ATGGGTAACACGATCGATCCAAATAGAAACGTGCATCAGACTCAGCGAGGAACTCCCTATGCCGGTCAAAGCTGGTTAGTAGAAGAAAGAGATGCCTGCGGTGTGGGGTTTATTGCCAACCAAAACGGCGAAGCTACCCACTCAATTATTCAAAAAGCGCTGCCAGCTTTAACTTGTCTGGAACACCGCGGCGGTTGCAGCGCCGACTCGGATTCCGGCGACGGTGCGGGTTTGATGACCGCGATTCCTTGGGAATTGCTGGATGCTTGGTTTGCCGAACAGGGAATTGTGCCTCCCGCGCGGGAAAACTGCGGCGTGGGAATGCTGTTTCTGTCTCAAGATGAAAGTCAAGCGACTGTAGCGCGGCACGTGGTTGAGGAAGTTCTGACCGATCGCGGTTTCAATGTTTTGGGATGGCGCAAAGTTCCCATTGTACCGTCGGTTTTGGGCGAGCAAGCGCGAGAAAATCAACCTCAAATCGAACAAGTAATTGTCAGTTCACCGCAACTAGCCGGAGACGAACTCGACAGAAAGCTATTTCTGGCCCGCCGCACGATCGGACACGCCGTGTCAAATCGCCCCAACTTCACCCGCCGAGACTTTTATACTTGCTCTTTCTCCTGCCGCACGATCGTCTATAAAGGCATGGTGCGATCGGCCGTACTGGGAGAATTTTACCAAGACCTGAAAAATCCCGCTTATAAAAGCTCCTTTGCCGTCTATCACCGGCGCTTCAGCACCAACACGATGCCCCGCTGGCACTTAGCGCAGCCCATGCGCTTGCTGGGACACAACGGGGAAATCAACACGCTGTTGGGCAATATTACCTGGATGAAGGCGCGGCAAGCCAATTTATCTCACCCGAATTGGAGTCAAGCCGACATCGACACCTTCAACCCAATTGTCAAATCCGAAAGCAGCGATTCGGCAAACTTGGACAACGTGATGGAGTTGTTGGTGCACTCCGGCCGCACCCCCCTAGAATCCCTGACAATTCTGGTGCCGGAAGCTTACAAAAATCAGCCGGATTTGGCTGACTATCCAGAAATTGTCGATTTTTACGAATATTACAGCGGCATTCAAGAACCTTGGGACGGCCCGGCACTGCTGGTGTTCAGCGACGGGAAACAAGTAGGTGCTACGCTCGATCGCAACGGTTTGCGCCCGGCCCGCTACTGCATTACTAAAGACGGTTTGGTAATTGTGGCCTCCGAAGCCGGAGTTGTCGATATTCCCGAAGCAGATATTGTCGAAAAAGGCCGTTTGGGGCCAGGACAAATGATTGCAGTTGACCTGCAAACCAACGAAATTCTCAAAAATTGGCAACTCAAGCAGCGCATTGCTAAGCGGCACCCCTACGGCGAATGGCTGAAACAAAACCGCGAAATCTTGCAGCCGCAGCCTTTTGCCGAAACACCAACCCTCGACTCGCAAACGCTGTTGGCAACCCAAACTGCTTTCGGCTACACAGCAGAAGATTTGGACATGGTAATCGTCGAGATGGCGAGTTCTGGGAAAGAACCGACTTTCTGCATGGGCGACGACGTTCCCTTGGCTGTGCTGTCAGAAAAGCCTCAGTTGCTGTACAACTATTTCAAACAGCGGTTCGCTCAAGTGACGAATCCGCCGATCGACCCCCTGCGCGAGGGGATGGTGATGTCGCTGACGATGAATGTGGGTCTGCGGGGCAATTTACTGCAAGCAGTGCCGGAAAATGCCAAGCTGCTAAAAATTGATTCCCCGGTACTCAACGACGCTGAACTGTCTTTCTTGAAAGACCAAAAGTCTTTCACCGCAACCGAATTGTCAACGCTTTACAAAATTGCTGCCGGGCCAGGAGGTCTGAAAACCGCAGTCGAGCAACTTTGTCAAGAGGCGGCTGCTGCGGTGCGCGAGGGTTCGAGGATTCTGATTTTGAGCGATCGACTTTTGAAGAAAGAAGGCAATGTATCTTCTGGTGGATTGAGTGCTGAATATACTTACATTCCGCCATTCCTGGCAGTTGGTGCGGTTCACCACCACTTAATTAGCGTCGGGCTGCGGATGCAAACTTCGCTGGTTGTGGATACCGCCCAATGTTGGAGCACTCACCACTTCGCTTGTTTGATGGGTTACGGGGCGGTGGCTATTTGCCCTTACTTGGCATTGGAAAGCGTGCGCGCCTGGTGGTATGACCCCAAGACTCAAAACTTGATGCAGCACGGCAAAGTTGCCAATATTACCGTGGCACAGGCTCAAGCAAGATACCGCACAGCGGTGGAAAACGGCTTGCTGAAGATTTTGTCGAAAATGGGGATTTCGCTGCTGTCTAGCTATCAAGGAGGGCAAATCTTTGAGGCGATCGGCATTGGCGCTGATTTGCTCGATTTGGGTTTCAAAGGCACTGTTTCCCGCATCGGCGGTTTGAGTGTGGCGGAACTGGCTAACGAGGTAATGTCTTTCCACAGTCAGGCTTTCCCAGAATTGCACCTCAAAAAGCTGGAAAATTACGGCTTCGTGCAGTACCGGCGGGGCGGCGAATATCACATGAACAGCCCGGAAATGGCCAAGGCTTTGCACAAGGCCGTGACTACTTTTAAGGCTCAAACTAACGGTAACGGCAATGGGGCCGAACCAAAAATGACACCCATGGGTGTCAAAAATTCTGAAACGGCTTACGATCACTACGAGGTTTACAAGCAACAGCTTGAAAACCGCCCGGTAACTGCTTTGCGGGATTTGCTGGATTTCCAGAGCGATCGTCCTCCCATTCCCGTTGAAGACGTAGAATCTGTAGCAGATATTGTCAAGCGGTTCGCCACCGGCGGTATGTCCCTCGGCGCTTTGTCCCCGGAAGCCCACGAAACGCTAGCCATCGCCATGAACCGCATCGGCGGCAAATCCAACTCCGGCGAAGGCGGCGAAGACCCGGTGCGCTACAAAGTGCTAAACGATGTGAGCGCGGCGGGTTTCTCACAAACGCTACCTCACTTGAAAGGTTTGCAGAACGGCGATACAGCTTCTTCATCCATCAAACAGGTAGCTTCGGGACGCTTTGGGGTGACTCCCGAGTACCTGATGAACGCCGAACAAATCGAAATTAAAATCGCACAAGGTGCGAAACCGGGTGAAGGCGGTCAATTGCCGGGGCCGAAAGTGAGCGAGTACATTGCTTATTTGCGCCGGTCGAAACCGGGTGTGACGCTGATTTCGCCTCCTCCTCACCACGACATTTATTCGATCGAGGATTTGGCGCAGTTGATTTTTGACTTGCACCAAATCAATCCGAAAGCAGGAGTTTCGGTGAAGTTGGTGTCGGAAGTCGGCATCGGGACTGTAGCCGCCGGTGTCGCCAAGGCAAATGCTGATGTGATTCAAATTTCCGGCCACGACGGCGGCACCGGTGCGTCTCCACTGAGTTCGATCAAGCACGCAGGTTCTCCGTGGGAACTCGGATTGACAGAAGTTCACCGGGTGCTGATGGAAAATAAATTGCGCGATCGGGTTTTACTGCGCGTTGACGGTGGCTTTAAAACGGGCTGGGACGTGATTGTAGGCGCTTTGATGGGCGGCGAAGAGTACGGTTTCGGCACGGTGGCAATGATTGCAGAAGGCTGCATTATGGCTCGCGTTTGCCACATGAATAGTTGTCCGGTGGGGGTAACAACTCAACAAGAACACTTGCGGAAACGGTTCCCCGGAACGCCGGAACACGTTGTTAATTTCTTCTATTTCGTAGCACAAGAAGTGCGGAGTTTGCTGGCGAAATTGGGTTATAAGTCGATCGCAGATATCATCGGCCGCGCGGATTTGCTGAAAATGCGCGATGGGGTGAAACTAACTAAAACCCAAGCGATTAATTTGGATTGTTTGACCAAGTTACCGGATACTAAGAGCGATCGATCTTTCTTGGTACACGAACCCGTCCACAGCAACGGCCCGGTTTTGGATGACGATTTGCTGGCGGATGCTGAGATTCAAAGTGCGATCGCCAATCACGGCACTGTTAGCAAGAGTGTAAAATTGGTGAATACCGATCGCACTGTGGGAGCGCGTTTGGCAGGTGCGATCGCGCAGCAACACGGCAACACGGGCTTTAGCGGTCACATTACCCTCAACTGCACTGGTAGCGCGGGCCAAAGCTTCGGCGCGTTCAATTTGCCGGGGATGACGCTGGTACTGTCAGGCCAAGCCAATGACTACGTTGGTAAAGGGATGCACGGCGGCGAAATCGCGATCGCACCCCCGGCTGGTGCGACTTACGATGCTTCAGAAAATGCGATCGTCGGCAACACTTGTTTGTACGGCGCGACGGGCGGAACTCTGTTGGCTGCGGGTAAAGCTGGCGAACGGTTTGCGGTGCGAAACTCGATGGCGAAAGCAGTCATTGAAGGTGCGGGCGATCACTGCTGCGAGTACATGACTGGCGGCGCGATCGTCGTGTTAGGAAAAGTCGGCCGGAATGTCGGCGCTGGAATGACTGGCGGCTTGGCTTATTTCCTCGATGAAGATGGGAGTTTTCCGGCTCACGTCAACGGGGAGATTGTGAAGATGCAGCGGGTTTGTACGGCGGCTGGGGAGGCGCAATTGAAGGAGTTGATCGAGGCCCAGCGCGATCGAACTGGCAGCAAGAAAGCTGAAAAGATTTTAGCAAATTGGTCGGAATATTTGCCTAAGTTCTGGCAAGTTGTGCCGCCGAGTGAAGCTAATTCGCCCGAGGCTTCGGAACAAAAGATTGCTGTGGAAGTTTAA
- the tnpA gene encoding IS200/IS605 family transposase, with protein sequence MSVNYKSNKNVVYSCKYHIVWCPKYRRKVLVEGVDTRLKEILLEVATEFNSELIEMEVMSDHVHLLIECDPQFGIAKLIRYMKGRSSRYLRQEFPWLKSRLPTLWTNSYFIATVGGAPISVIKQYIENQKNV encoded by the coding sequence ATGAGCGTTAATTACAAATCAAACAAAAATGTTGTTTACTCGTGTAAATATCATATTGTGTGGTGTCCGAAGTATCGCCGAAAAGTTCTAGTTGAGGGTGTCGATACCCGATTAAAAGAAATACTGTTAGAGGTCGCGACCGAGTTCAACAGCGAATTAATCGAAATGGAAGTAATGTCAGATCACGTTCACCTTTTAATTGAGTGCGATCCTCAATTTGGGATTGCCAAACTGATTCGATACATGAAGGGGCGTTCCTCTCGATATCTTCGCCAAGAATTTCCTTGGCTAAAAAGTCGATTGCCAACTCTATGGACGAATAGTTACTTTATTGCCACCGTTGGCGGTGCGCCAATTTCAGTAATTAAACAGTACATTGAAAATCAAAAAAATGTCTAA
- a CDS encoding IS200/IS605 family accessory protein TnpB-related protein, translating to MTCVSNVGASFIVDGRHLKSLNQWYNKRIGSIKEYKPQGFCSKRLARITEKRNRQVRDAVNNAAKLVLKHCLENQIGTVVFGWNKGMRQEINLGSKTNQNFVQIPTARLKDIISQLCEQYGIRFIETEESYTSKASFLDSDELPKFGEKTEGGKNLESALIVDCIVQKMEAKLMQIVMPLRSAIRSVETEKLGDDWLLQGNP from the coding sequence TTGACTTGTGTTTCCAATGTGGGAGCAAGTTTTATCGTAGATGGACGGCACCTCAAATCATTAAACCAATGGTACAACAAGCGAATTGGGTCAATCAAAGAGTACAAACCTCAAGGCTTTTGCTCTAAAAGGTTGGCAAGAATTACCGAAAAACGGAACAGGCAAGTTAGGGATGCCGTCAACAATGCAGCTAAATTGGTATTGAAGCATTGCCTTGAGAACCAAATAGGTACAGTCGTCTTTGGGTGGAACAAAGGGATGCGTCAAGAAATAAATCTTGGCAGCAAGACGAATCAAAACTTTGTTCAGATTCCTACCGCTCGATTGAAAGATATAATTTCTCAGCTTTGCGAACAATATGGTATCCGGTTCATCGAAACTGAAGAAAGTTATACAAGTAAAGCGAGTTTTTTAGATTCGGATGAACTGCCTAAGTTCGGTGAAAAAACTGAAGGTGGAAAGAATCTGGAAAGCGCGTTAATCGTGGATTGTATCGTTCAAAAGATGGAAGCAAAATTAATGCAGATTGTAATGCCGCTGCGAAGTGCGATTCGTTCAGTCGAAACCGAGAAATTGGGGGATGACTGGCTTCTACAGGGTAATCCATGA
- the ltrA gene encoding group II intron reverse transcriptase/maturase, giving the protein MQKRIYQASNRGDVKLVRRLQKLLISSWAAKALSVRRVTQDNQGKKTAGVDGVKSLTPKQRLALIDKISLGSKVKPTRRVWIPKPGTDEERPLGIPTMEDRALQALVKLVLEPEWEARFEPNSYGFRPGRSCHDAIGAIFSAVSQKSKYVLDADISKCFDRINHDVLLSKLNTYPTLRRQIRAWLKAGVMDGNKLFPTDEGTPQGGVISPLLANVALHGIEELIMGLAPKFEMRDSRGHTYGLRDKIKSISLIRYADDFVVLHEDVEVVKLCKVEIEKWLSDIGLELKPSKTRLAHTLNKLDDEKPGFNFLGFNIRQFPVGKHNSSKGTRGTLLGFKTIISPSKESQKRHYRKVAEVINKSRGLNQATLIKNLNPIIRGWCNYFSTVVSKKIFDRLWHLVVWKLLKWGRHRHRNKGRGWTRLKYFKTVEGNNWVFATGEGNNPLKLIQHSSTEIKRYVKVKGMASPYDGDWIYWSSRMGVHPEIPVRVAKLLKRQKGKCAHCDNYFKDGDSIEVDHIAPKSKGGKESYDNWQLLHRHCHDTKTANDGSLGNKSSCKSAKPKPPVEPSLWAWENDMLVMTY; this is encoded by the coding sequence TTGCAAAAGCGGATATATCAAGCGTCTAATCGTGGTGATGTCAAGCTAGTACGCAGACTCCAGAAACTGTTGATAAGTTCTTGGGCAGCAAAAGCATTATCGGTTCGTCGGGTAACACAAGATAATCAAGGAAAGAAGACGGCAGGCGTGGACGGTGTTAAATCGCTGACCCCAAAGCAACGTCTCGCACTGATAGATAAAATATCATTGGGTTCAAAGGTTAAGCCAACACGCCGAGTTTGGATACCCAAACCAGGGACAGATGAGGAAAGACCGTTAGGCATACCGACAATGGAAGACCGAGCCTTGCAAGCGTTAGTCAAACTGGTGTTAGAACCAGAATGGGAAGCGCGATTTGAACCTAACTCATACGGGTTCAGACCAGGACGCTCGTGCCACGATGCAATAGGAGCAATATTCAGTGCGGTAAGTCAGAAATCAAAATATGTGCTGGATGCCGATATCAGTAAATGCTTCGACCGCATTAACCATGATGTACTTCTCTCAAAATTAAATACCTATCCTACCCTACGGAGACAAATCCGGGCTTGGTTAAAAGCTGGTGTTATGGATGGAAACAAGCTGTTCCCAACTGATGAAGGGACACCACAGGGCGGGGTGATTTCACCTCTACTTGCCAATGTCGCCTTACATGGGATTGAGGAATTGATTATGGGTTTAGCCCCAAAATTCGAGATGAGAGACTCTCGTGGTCATACTTATGGATTACGAGACAAAATCAAATCGATTTCACTGATACGATATGCGGACGATTTCGTAGTTCTCCATGAGGATGTAGAAGTTGTGAAGCTGTGTAAGGTTGAGATAGAGAAGTGGTTAAGTGACATTGGGTTAGAATTAAAGCCGAGTAAAACAAGATTAGCCCACACCCTGAATAAACTAGATGATGAAAAACCTGGATTTAACTTTCTAGGATTCAACATCAGGCAGTTTCCAGTAGGAAAACACAACTCAAGTAAGGGAACTAGAGGCACTTTATTGGGCTTTAAAACTATTATCAGCCCTAGCAAGGAAAGTCAGAAAAGGCACTACAGAAAAGTTGCGGAAGTAATAAATAAATCGCGTGGGTTAAACCAAGCGACTTTAATAAAAAATCTCAATCCTATCATTAGGGGTTGGTGTAACTACTTCTCAACAGTCGTCAGCAAGAAAATATTTGATAGGCTGTGGCACTTAGTGGTTTGGAAGCTTCTCAAATGGGGTCGCCATCGTCATAGGAACAAGGGCAGAGGATGGACACGCCTTAAATACTTCAAAACCGTAGAAGGCAATAACTGGGTGTTCGCAACCGGAGAGGGTAACAATCCTCTAAAGCTCATACAACATAGTTCCACTGAAATAAAGCGCTATGTAAAAGTAAAAGGGATGGCATCACCCTATGACGGTGACTGGATATATTGGAGTTCAAGAATGGGAGTACACCCAGAAATACCCGTAAGAGTAGCCAAACTACTCAAGCGACAAAAAGGGAAATGCGCTCACTGCGATAACTACTTCAAAGATGGAGATTCGATAGAGGTTGACCACATCGCCCCCAAATCGAAAGGTGGAAAGGAATCGTATGATAATTGGCAGCTACTCCATCGACATTGCCACGACACAAAGACTGCCAATGATGGCAGTCTTGGTAACAAATCTAGCTGCAAAAGTGCTAAACCTAAGCCACCAGTGGAACCAAGCCTTTGGGCTTGGGAAAACGATATGTTGGTAATGACGTACTGA